A genomic stretch from Sphaerodactylus townsendi isolate TG3544 linkage group LG15, MPM_Stown_v2.3, whole genome shotgun sequence includes:
- the PPP1R15A gene encoding protein phosphatase 1 regulatory subunit 15A, protein MTKTLPLEASKSPPAGGPDNTAMPPGRVANLMMHWVTKWFRLWQNFPGALMKAILMGIAKGVCRLAAVAPLEKARRPLGEKKELGKDEDGEMLNCEVYHPGCASSEPPSDDNLGLKDVTVFQKSLGGLGIGRYSEEKGGDSCNPHEEFEGLGNDLEVDSKQRLERPSSSQEHGERVEPDGDFVAFEEQDMERTSDVSKEAENLLQFGNAKKNMGTPAASCGFKSSLVLSLFYSPSEDDDDDDDSEDWSSEDEIEETGQSCLDGTLLECDTAAEGHSQHQGFPENLSGSCFSNVDPPSLLCFSKSVQPVAVASPEPKNHKEIAVSFHIRQEDSRLEEFCDLPKPSEDQRSATGHPPHSSCQLGTERNCDLVTTETSLDSRKEHQTVKKVRFSSKVAVHTLVVWDYASRAARRGPWEEMARDRCRFQRRIAEVGALLKPCLEVEHRARAWERIHGALDRVP, encoded by the exons ATGACTAAAACGCTACCTCTGGAGGCGAGCAAGTCCCCTCCTGCTGGTGGGCCTGACAATACAGCCATGCCACCTGGACGTGTGGCTAACCTCATGATGCACTGGGTGACGAAGTGGTTTCGCCTCTGGCAGAATTTCCCTGGAGCACTGATGAAGGCTATATTGATGGGTATTGCCAAGGGGGTCTGCAGGCTAGCTGCAGTTGCCCCTTTGGAGAAGGCGAGAAGACCcttgggagagaaaaaagaacttGGGAAAGATGAAGATGGAGAGATGCTCAACTGTGAAGTATATCATCCAGG ATGCGCGAGTTCAGAACCTCCATCTGATGACAACCTAGGGCTCAAAGATGTCACTGTTTTCCAGAAATCATTGGGAGGTTTGGGTATTGGGAGGTATTCGGAAGAGAAAGGCGGAGATTCCTGTAACCCCCATGAAGAGTTTGAGGGTTTGGGAAATGACCTTGAAGTGGATTCTAAGCAGAGGTTGGAGAGACCTTCTAGTTCCCAAGAACACGGGGAGAGGGTCGAACCTGATGGGGATTTTGTGGCGTTTGAAGAACAAGACATGGAAAGAACATCGGACGTTTCAAAGGAGGCGGAAAACCTGTTGCAGTTTGGAAATGCGAAGAAGAACATGGGAACACCTGCTGCCTCTTGTGGCTTCAAAAGCTCCCTGGTGCTCTCCTTGTTCTACAGTCCAtctgaggatgatgatgatgatgatgattcagaAGACTGGTCAAGTGAAGATGAGATAGAAGAGACCGGTCAATCCTGTTTAGATGGCACTCTTTTGGAGTGTGATACTGCAGCAGAAGGTCATTCCCAACATCAGGGTTTTCCTGAAAACCTCTCTGGATCCTGCTTCTCCAACGTGGACCCCCCGTCTTTACTCTGCTTTTCCAAATCCGTTCAACCAGTCGCCGTTGCCTCACCTGAACCCAAGAACCACAAGGAAATTGCAGTCTCCTTTCACATAAGACAGGAAGATTCTAGGCTGGAGGAGTTTTGCGATCTTCCCAAACCATCAGAAGACCAAAGATCTGCCACTGGGCATCCACCTCACTCCAGCTGTCAGCTAGGAACGGAAAGAAACTGTGACTTGGTGACCACAGAGACATCCTTGGATTCCCGGAAGGAACACCAAACGGTGAAGAAG GTTCGATTCTCTTCCAAGGTCGCTGTCCACACGCTGGTGGTCTGGGATTATGCTTCCCGAGCCGCTCGCCGGGGTCCCTGGGAGGAAATGGCTCGCGATCGCTGCCGTTTTCAACGCAGAATTGCCGAAGTGGGCGCCCTCTTGAAGCCCTGTCTGGAGGTGGAACATCGTGCCAGAGCTTGGGAAAGAATCCACGGTGCTCTGGACCGTGTTCCATAG